In the Phaeobacter gallaeciensis genome, one interval contains:
- the atpD gene encoding F0F1 ATP synthase subunit beta, producing the protein MSDSASIGHITAIEGSIADVRFAAELPAIGTRLVTLSDPAITIEVASLPGRETARGLILNPNTELRLGMPVRNTGLPLSVPVGPALLGRMVNLFGDPIDGRPLPGDMPRRSIHGTPVPLSRRRAEGELFETGIKAIDLLSPLERGGKAGLFGGAGVGKTVLITEMIHNMVAEYEGISLFCGIGERCREAEELHRDMEEAGVLDRTVMVFGQMNETPGVRFRVGHAALTIAEYFRDDLNRDVLVLIDNIYRFVQAGSEVSGLLGRIPSRVGYQPTLGTELADLEERICSTSRGSMTSIQAVYVPADDFTDPAATHTFSHLSASITLSRKKASEGLYPAIDPLKSFSRMLTPGVVSTRHYMIASAVRNTLAEYEDLKDIIAMLGLEELSEMDRATVRRARQIERFLTQPFYSTEKMTGIPGRFVPLSETLTSCERILNDEFRDHPESAFYMIGTVADLEQKEGAGYAA; encoded by the coding sequence GTGTCCGACAGCGCATCCATTGGCCATATCACTGCCATCGAGGGCAGCATCGCCGATGTCCGGTTCGCGGCAGAGCTGCCCGCAATCGGCACTCGTCTGGTCACCCTGTCCGATCCCGCGATCACCATCGAGGTCGCCAGCCTGCCGGGGCGGGAGACCGCGCGCGGGCTGATCCTCAATCCCAACACGGAGCTGCGCCTTGGCATGCCGGTGCGCAACACCGGTCTGCCGCTCTCGGTGCCGGTGGGGCCTGCCCTGCTTGGACGCATGGTCAACCTGTTCGGCGATCCCATTGACGGACGCCCGCTGCCCGGTGACATGCCGCGCCGATCGATCCATGGCACGCCGGTGCCGCTGTCCCGGCGCCGGGCCGAGGGTGAGTTGTTTGAGACGGGGATCAAGGCGATTGACCTGCTCAGCCCGCTGGAACGCGGCGGCAAGGCGGGGCTGTTCGGCGGTGCAGGCGTTGGCAAAACCGTTCTGATCACCGAGATGATCCACAATATGGTCGCCGAATACGAGGGTATCAGCCTGTTCTGTGGCATCGGGGAACGCTGCCGCGAAGCCGAGGAATTGCATCGCGACATGGAGGAGGCCGGGGTGCTGGACCGCACCGTGATGGTCTTTGGCCAGATGAATGAAACCCCCGGCGTGCGGTTCCGCGTCGGCCATGCGGCCCTGACCATTGCCGAGTATTTCCGCGACGATCTGAACCGCGATGTTCTGGTGCTGATCGACAATATTTACCGTTTCGTGCAGGCCGGCTCTGAGGTTTCGGGCCTTCTGGGGCGGATCCCGTCGCGGGTGGGTTATCAGCCGACGCTGGGCACCGAGCTGGCCGATCTGGAAGAGCGGATCTGCTCCACCAGCCGGGGCAGCATGACCTCGATTCAGGCGGTCTACGTGCCGGCCGATGATTTCACCGACCCGGCGGCGACGCATACGTTTTCGCACCTGTCAGCCTCGATCACCCTGTCGCGCAAGAAGGCCTCCGAAGGGCTGTATCCCGCCATCGACCCGCTGAAATCCTTTTCCCGGATGCTGACGCCGGGGGTTGTCAGCACCCGCCACTACATGATCGCCAGCGCGGTGCGCAACACTCTGGCCGAGTACGAGGATCTCAAGGATATCATCGCCATGCTGGGGCTGGAGGAGCTTTCGGAAATGGACCGCGCCACCGTGCGCCGCGCCCGGCAGATCGAACGGTTTCTGACACAGCCGTTTTACTCCACCGAAAAGATGACCGGCATACCGGGGCGTTTCGTGCCGCTGAGTGAGACGCTGACCTCCTGTGAGCGCATCCTGAATGATGAGTTCCGCGACCATCCCGAAAGCGCTTTTTACATGATCGGAACGGTGGCGGATCTGGAGCAGAAAGAGGGGGCGGGATATGCGGCTTAA
- a CDS encoding F0F1 ATP synthase subunit alpha, with protein MPWQARLPMPHDGQNGGRNDKRTDGQGMAGRIAAGLVDRMDRILAETAPVAEITDVARVLSVGNGIARIAGFPDLRADELVVFAGGQTGIASSLATDRIGVIVLGDSVGIRPGDKVHRTRRVVDTPVGAALLGRVVDAMGQPIDGAGPLQCRDRAPIERAAPPIMHRAPVSVPLQTGIKAIDAAVPIGRGQRELIVGDRQSGKTAIAVDTILNQRDTGVISIYCAIGQRASAVARVIDSLRKGGALERTIVVVAGGEDAPGLQFIAPYAATAMAEHFMDEGRDVLIVYDDLTRHARAYRELSLLLRRPPGREAYPGDIFYIHSRLLERATPLREEHGGGSLTALPVIETQAQNISAFIPTNLISITDGQIYLSPSLFEKGRLPAIDIGTSVSRVGGKAQLPAFRAVAGDLRLYYAQFEELETFARFGTQIDAETRQRLDRGLRVREILKQREHHLLEVADQIAALLAATEGLFDAIPADRVSDAGLHAARAARRTCSEICDAIEGGAPLDPAQRAALITAMQAALTGFYPDDPHSPRREGVGDADA; from the coding sequence ATGCCGTGGCAAGCGAGGCTGCCGATGCCGCATGACGGGCAGAACGGCGGGCGCAATGACAAGCGCACAGACGGGCAGGGCATGGCGGGCCGGATTGCCGCAGGGCTGGTCGACCGGATGGACCGGATCCTTGCCGAAACCGCCCCGGTGGCCGAAATCACCGATGTTGCCCGGGTGCTTTCTGTTGGCAATGGCATTGCGCGGATCGCCGGGTTTCCCGACCTCAGGGCGGATGAGCTGGTGGTCTTTGCCGGTGGGCAGACTGGTATCGCCTCCAGCCTGGCCACCGACCGCATCGGGGTAATTGTACTGGGTGACAGCGTCGGCATCCGCCCCGGTGACAAGGTGCACCGCACACGCCGCGTCGTTGACACACCGGTTGGTGCCGCGCTGCTGGGGCGGGTTGTCGATGCGATGGGGCAGCCCATCGATGGTGCTGGACCGTTGCAGTGCCGCGACCGCGCCCCCATCGAACGTGCGGCCCCGCCCATCATGCACCGCGCCCCGGTCAGCGTGCCGCTGCAGACCGGGATCAAGGCGATCGATGCCGCCGTGCCCATCGGGCGTGGTCAGCGCGAGTTGATCGTCGGTGATCGGCAATCCGGCAAGACGGCCATCGCCGTCGATACCATTCTGAACCAGCGCGACACCGGGGTGATCTCGATCTATTGCGCCATCGGGCAGCGGGCCTCGGCGGTGGCGCGGGTGATCGATAGCCTGCGCAAGGGCGGCGCACTGGAGCGGACCATCGTCGTGGTGGCCGGCGGAGAGGACGCGCCGGGGTTGCAGTTCATCGCGCCTTATGCGGCCACTGCCATGGCTGAACATTTCATGGACGAAGGGCGTGATGTGCTGATCGTCTATGACGATCTGACCCGCCATGCCCGCGCCTATCGCGAGCTGTCGCTTCTGTTACGCCGCCCGCCCGGCCGCGAGGCCTATCCCGGTGACATTTTCTATATTCATTCGCGGCTGCTGGAACGCGCCACTCCGCTGCGCGAAGAACACGGTGGCGGTTCGCTGACTGCTCTGCCGGTGATCGAAACACAGGCGCAGAATATTTCCGCGTTTATTCCCACCAACCTCATTTCCATCACGGACGGGCAGATCTACCTGTCGCCCTCGCTGTTCGAAAAGGGCAGGCTGCCGGCCATCGACATCGGCACCTCGGTCAGCCGCGTTGGCGGCAAGGCGCAATTGCCTGCCTTTCGCGCTGTGGCGGGGGATTTAAGGCTCTATTACGCGCAATTCGAAGAGCTGGAGACCTTTGCCCGCTTTGGCACCCAGATCGATGCCGAGACACGGCAGCGGCTGGACCGGGGGCTGCGGGTACGGGAAATCCTCAAGCAGCGTGAACATCACCTGCTTGAGGTGGCGGACCAGATCGCGGCGCTGCTGGCCGCGACCGAAGGGTTGTTCGATGCCATTCCTGCTGACAGGGTCAGCGATGCGGGGCTGCATGCGGCTCGGGCCGCCCGCCGGACCTGTTCCGAGATCTGCGATGCCATCGAGGGCGGCGCGCCGCTGGACCCGGCGCAGCGGGCGGCCCTGATCACGGCGATGCAGGCGGCGCTGACCGGGTTCTATCCCGACGATCCGCATTCGCCGCGGCGCGAAGGAGTGGGTGATGCAGACGCTTGA
- a CDS encoding AtpZ/AtpI family protein translates to MNGERPDAEEAEEIVRKARRKQAAQKHPQRSALYGLGMFGLVGWSVAVPVVLGVALGVWIDGHVQSHRSWTLILLLAGAALGCLNAWYWVQREGGDE, encoded by the coding sequence ATGAACGGCGAACGGCCCGACGCAGAGGAGGCGGAAGAGATCGTCCGCAAGGCCCGTCGCAAACAGGCGGCACAAAAGCACCCGCAGCGCAGCGCGCTTTATGGGCTGGGGATGTTCGGTCTTGTCGGCTGGTCAGTTGCGGTGCCGGTGGTTCTGGGCGTCGCGCTGGGCGTCTGGATCGATGGACACGTCCAGTCGCACCGGTCCTGGACGCTGATCCTGCTTTTGGCTGGTGCGGCGCTGGGTTGTCTCAACGCCTGGTACTGGGTGCAGCGCGAAGGGGGTGATGAATGA
- a CDS encoding F0F1 ATP synthase subunit A translates to MQISPDQWVLAEWHGLQLTATVAFTWLVMALLAAGSWLVTSRLSTGEKVSRWQVMLEVIVTAIRDQISEISGGDGARYLPFIGTLFLFIAAANLLSVVPGYVPPTGSLSTTAALAIAVLVAVPAFSIARQGIGGYLKTYVRPSPIMLPFNLVSEASRTVALAVRLYGNVMSGTIIVGILISVAPFFFPVVMQVLGLLTGLIQAYIFAVLAMVYIASGARSSRSPSSGVGASPANQTGHSQTRKEP, encoded by the coding sequence ATGCAGATCAGTCCCGATCAATGGGTATTGGCCGAATGGCACGGGTTGCAGCTGACCGCCACCGTGGCGTTCACTTGGCTGGTGATGGCGCTGCTGGCCGCCGGGTCCTGGCTGGTCACCTCGCGCCTGTCGACGGGCGAAAAGGTCTCCCGCTGGCAGGTCATGCTGGAGGTCATCGTCACCGCCATCCGCGACCAGATTTCCGAGATTAGCGGCGGTGACGGCGCGCGCTATCTGCCCTTTATCGGAACCCTGTTCCTGTTCATCGCCGCCGCCAACCTGCTGTCGGTGGTGCCTGGCTATGTGCCGCCTACCGGCTCCCTCTCCACCACTGCGGCGCTGGCCATCGCGGTGCTGGTGGCAGTGCCCGCCTTTTCCATCGCTCGGCAGGGGATCGGCGGTTACCTGAAGACCTATGTGCGGCCCAGCCCCATCATGCTGCCCTTCAATCTGGTGTCAGAGGCATCGCGGACCGTTGCCCTGGCCGTGCGCCTATACGGCAATGTCATGAGCGGCACGATCATCGTCGGCATCCTGATCAGCGTGGCGCCGTTCTTCTTCCCGGTGGTCATGCAGGTTCTGGGCCTGCTGACCGGCCTGATTCAGGCGTATATCTTTGCCGTTCTGGCGATGGTCTACATCGCCTCGGGCGCCCGCAGCAGCCGATCGCCGTCGTCTGGTGTCGGCGCCTCCCCTGCCAACCAAACCGGTCACAGCCAAACACGAAAGGAACCCTGA
- a CDS encoding F0F1 ATP synthase subunit C yields MDASVWIAIASIVTAGLTITIGAIAPALAEGRAAAQALQSLAQQPDAAPTITRTLFVSLAMIESTAIYCFVVAMILLFANPFVDIAALTAALPGGG; encoded by the coding sequence ATGGACGCTTCCGTCTGGATCGCCATCGCCTCGATTGTCACGGCGGGGCTGACCATCACCATCGGTGCCATCGCCCCCGCGCTGGCCGAAGGCCGGGCCGCGGCGCAGGCGCTGCAGTCCCTTGCACAGCAGCCGGACGCCGCCCCGACGATCACCCGCACCCTTTTCGTCAGTCTTGCGATGATCGAATCCACCGCGATCTACTGTTTCGTGGTGGCGATGATTCTGCTGTTTGCCAACCCATTCGTGGACATCGCCGCTCTGACTGCGGCGCTCCCGGGCGGAGGATGA